One genomic region from Myripristis murdjan chromosome 7, fMyrMur1.1, whole genome shotgun sequence encodes:
- the LOC115362466 gene encoding glycerol-3-phosphate dehydrogenase [NAD(+)], cytoplasmic, with protein sequence MAAPKKVCIIGSGNWGSAIAKIVGANAAQNAKFDNTVKMWVFEETVNGRKLTEIINSEHENVKYLPGHKLPHNVVAVPDLVEASSDADILVFVIPHQFIGKVCDTMKGKIKSDALGISLIKGVDEGPDGLKLISDVIQEKLGITMSVLMGANIANEVADEKFCETTIGCKNKNHGILLKELMQTNNFRVTVVEEYDVVEICGALKNIVAVGAGFCDGLGFGDNTKAAVIRLGLMEMIAFARIFCTAGPVSSATFLESCGVADLITTCYGGRNRKVAEAFAKTGKSIEELEKEMLNGQKLQGPATAAEVHVILKHKNLIDKFPLFNAVYQICYQGHPVTEFIGCLQNHPEHM encoded by the exons ATGGCAGCTCCGAAGAAAGTCTGCATCATTGGCTCCGGAAACTG GGGTTCTGCCATTGCCAAGATAGTGGGTGCCAATGCTGCTCAGAATGCAAAGTTTGACAACACTGTAAAGATGTGGGTGTTTGAAGAAACGGTGAATGGGCGGAAACTGACTGAAATAATCAACAGTGAGCATGAAAATGTGAAGTATCTTCCTGGGCACAAGCTGCCACACAATGTG GTGGCTGTCCCGGACCTGGTGGAGGCTTCCAGTGATGCAGACATCCTGGTGTTTGTGATCCCCCACCAGTTTATTGGGAAAGTGTGTGACACCATGAAGGGGAAGATAAAGAGTGATGCACTGGGGATATCCCTCATCAAG ggTGTAGATGAGGGGCCTGATGGACTGAAACTGATCTCTGATGTGATCCAGGAGAAGCTGGGCATCACCATGAGCGTGCTGATGGGGGCCAACATCGCCAACGAGGTGGCCGACGAGAAGTTTTGTGAGACTACCATTG GATGCAAGAACAAAAATCACGGGATTCTGCTGAAGGAGCTCATGCAAACCAACAACTTCCGGGTGACTGTGGTAGAGGAGTATGATGTGGTGGAAATCTGTGGAGCCTTGAAG AACATTGTGGCAGTCGGCGCAGGTTTCTGTGACGGGCTGGGCTTTGGGGACAACACGAAGGCCGCTGTGATCAGGTTGGGCCTGATGGAGATGATCGCCTTTGCCCGCATTTTCTGCACTGCTGGGCCCGTTTCCTCGGCAACCTTCCTGGAGAGCTGTGGTGTGGCTGACCTCATCACAACCTGCTATGGCGGCCGCAACCGCAAAGTCGCCGAAGCTTTTGCCAAGACTGGGAAG tccatcgaggagctggagaaggagatGCTGAATGGCCAGAAGTTGCAGGgaccagcaacagcagctgaaGTCCATGTCATCCTCAAGCACAAAAACCTGATTGACAA gtTCCCTCTGTTCAATGCAGTGTATCAGATCTGCTACCAGGGCCATCCGGTCACAGAGTTCATAGGCTGTTTGCAGAACCACCCAGAGCACATGTAA